CCGGCCGTAGCCGGTGCCGGCGTCGAGGGAGGCGGAGACTCCGCGGGCGGCGCCCACCGACACCTCGCCGGACTCGGTGCGCAGCACGACCGTGCCGCGCACGGCCTCGGCGATGCGGAGGTCGCCCTTTTGGGTGCTGATCTCCCCGGGTCCGCCCAGGCGGCCGACCGAGACGTCGCCGGCGAGGAGGGCGAGGCGGGCGCTCGCGGCCTCGTCGAGCTTGACCGAGCCCTGCGCGCCCTCGAAGGCGACCTCGCCGAGCCGTCCGACGCCCCGGAAGTCGGCGTCGGCCGCCTTCGCCTCGACGCGGGAGCCGGCAGGCAGCTGGACGGTCACCTCGACGGATCCGGAAGCGCCGAGGATCCGGTTCTTCGCCGGTGCGGCCTCGATCCGCAGGACGCCGTCGTCGTACGCGACGGTGGTCTGCTCCGCCGCCTTCACGTCGCGGCTCTTCGAGGCGTCCGCGGGCAGGATCTCGACCGTGGTGTCGGCCCGGTCGGCGGCGATGAACCGGATGCGTCCCGCGGGGATGTCGAGTACGGCGGAGACGGGGGTGGGGGTGTCGAACTTCTGCATCGTGCGCTCCTTCGAACCGTTGTTTCTGACACCGGAAACGCTACGTTGCATTCATAGATCTGGCAACATATCCGTTGCGAAGAATCATCATCATTGCAGGTCAAAGCCAAGAAACCGTTGCAATGGCTTTGACTCTAACGCAACAACAGTCATCTCGTTCGTTGCAATGAATGAAGAGTGAACGCTATACTCGAGGGCACCGAGGAAGCACGGAAGGAGATCGCGATGCCGGGAGGCAGGCTCACCCAGCAGGAACGCCAACAGATCGCGCTGGGGCTGGCCGACGAGCTCGCCTACGCGGAGATCGCCAGACGTCTCGACCGCCCCACCTCGACGATCACGCGTGAGGTGATGCGGAACGGCGGCCCCACCGCCTACCGTGCCGACCTGGCCCATCGCGCCACCGAACGCCGCACCCACCGGCGCAGAGAGGCCGCGCCCCGTGGGCCGGAGGCTCCCCCGCAGGCCCACGGACGCGACGCCGAGGCGGTGCGCGAGTACGAGGAGACGTTCACCGCCGTCTTCATGCAGACGGGCCTGCCCAAGATGACGTCCCGGGTGCTGGTGTCCCTCTACACCACCGACGCTGGCAGCCTCACCGCGTCCGAGCTCGTCCAGCGCCTCCAGGTCAGCCCGGCGTCCGTCTCCAAAGCCATCACGTTCCTCGAGAGCCAGGGCCTCATCCGCCGGGAACGGGACGAACGCCGCCGCGAGCGCTACGTCGTCGACGACGACGTCTGGTACCAGGGGATGATCGCCAGCGCCCGGTCCCACGCCCAACTCGTCGAGACCGCGCGGCAGGGCGTCAGCGTCCTCGGGCCCGACACACCGGCCGCTGCCCGCCTGGAGAACATCGCCCGCTTCGTCGACTTCGTCGGCGAGAGCATCATCCGCGCCGCGGAGCAGGCCCGCGAGGTCCTCTACACAAAAGCCGAGACGACCCCGCGCGGCCCGGCCGAGCCGCCTTCGCCGGGCTCGAACCAGGTGTCCTCTCAGCAGGTGCGGCCTACGTAGTAAGCCCCCTGGATCTTGCTCGCGGAGCCCAGCCAGGTCGTCCCGGGTCCGACGCACCGCTCGTAGTCGGGCGCCAGGGCGACTTCCACCTTGATGACCACCCGGGAGCCGTCGGAGGTGCAGTGGTTGTAGTAGGCGTCGGAACTCGTCTCGTAGAAGCCGCACGGGTCGGCGGCCGAGGGGGTCGCGGTGGCGGTCACCGTGCTCACCGAGGTGAGCGCGAGCAGGACAC
This window of the Streptomyces sp. NBC_01275 genome carries:
- a CDS encoding DUF4097 family beta strand repeat-containing protein, which gives rise to MQKFDTPTPVSAVLDIPAGRIRFIAADRADTTVEILPADASKSRDVKAAEQTTVAYDDGVLRIEAAPAKNRILGASGSVEVTVQLPAGSRVEAKAADADFRGVGRLGEVAFEGAQGSVKLDEAASARLALLAGDVSVGRLGGPGEISTQKGDLRIAEAVRGTVVLRTESGEVSVGAARGVSASLDAGTGYGRIHNALKNADGAADLNIHATTAYGDITARSL
- a CDS encoding GbsR/MarR family transcriptional regulator; this encodes MPGGRLTQQERQQIALGLADELAYAEIARRLDRPTSTITREVMRNGGPTAYRADLAHRATERRTHRRREAAPRGPEAPPQAHGRDAEAVREYEETFTAVFMQTGLPKMTSRVLVSLYTTDAGSLTASELVQRLQVSPASVSKAITFLESQGLIRRERDERRRERYVVDDDVWYQGMIASARSHAQLVETARQGVSVLGPDTPAAARLENIARFVDFVGESIIRAAEQAREVLYTKAETTPRGPAEPPSPGSNQVSSQQVRPT
- a CDS encoding DUF6355 family natural product biosynthesis protein; the protein is MRVRRSLTCALGGVLLALTSVSTVTATATPSAADPCGFYETSSDAYYNHCTSDGSRVVIKVEVALAPDYERCVGPGTTWLGSASKIQGAYYVGRTC